A portion of the Oscillospiraceae bacterium genome contains these proteins:
- the speE gene encoding polyamine aminopropyltransferase codes for MEFWFSEFHTPDVKHSIRVSRQLYSKQSDYQRIDIFETPEFGRVLTLDGNVMLTERDEFIYDEMIVHVPMAVHKEAKDILVIGAGDGGVVRELTRYDRVERIDLVEMDPQVVEACRAYLPGNACRMDDRRVHIYFENALKFIRRCEEEYDLIIVDSSDPFGPSEGLFTREFYGSCFNALKEDGIMVNQQGSPFYAEDASAMQRSHKRIASTFPISRVYQAHIPTFAAGYWLFGFASKKYHPIDDLDAAAWKALNMRTRYYTTRLHVGAFYLPAFLEEMLREVEEH; via the coding sequence ATGGAATTCTGGTTTTCCGAGTTTCACACCCCGGACGTGAAGCACAGCATCCGGGTGAGCAGACAGCTCTACTCCAAGCAGAGCGACTATCAGCGCATCGACATCTTTGAGACCCCGGAGTTTGGCCGGGTGCTCACGCTGGACGGCAACGTGATGCTGACCGAGCGCGACGAGTTCATCTACGACGAGATGATCGTGCATGTGCCCATGGCCGTGCACAAGGAGGCCAAGGACATCCTGGTCATCGGTGCCGGAGACGGCGGCGTGGTGCGGGAGCTGACCCGCTACGACCGGGTGGAGCGCATCGACCTGGTGGAGATGGACCCCCAGGTGGTGGAGGCCTGCCGTGCCTATCTGCCCGGCAACGCCTGCCGTATGGACGACCGCCGGGTCCACATCTACTTTGAGAACGCCCTCAAGTTCATCCGCCGGTGCGAGGAGGAATACGACCTGATCATCGTGGACTCCTCCGACCCCTTCGGCCCCTCCGAGGGCCTGTTCACCCGCGAGTTCTACGGCAGCTGCTTCAACGCCCTGAAAGAGGACGGCATCATGGTCAACCAGCAGGGCAGCCCCTTCTACGCCGAGGACGCCAGCGCCATGCAGCGCAGCCACAAGCGCATTGCATCCACCTTCCCCATCAGCCGGGTGTATCAGGCCCACATCCCCACCTTTGCGGCGGGCTACTGGCTGTTCGGCTTTGCCAGCAAGAAATACCACCCCATCGACGATCTGGACGCAGCCGCCTGGAAGGCGCTGAACATGCGCACCCGCTACTACACCACCCGGCTGCACGTCGGGGCATTCTACCTGCCGGCATTCCTCGAAGAGATGCTGCGGGAAGTGGAGGAA